A genomic stretch from Primulina huaijiensis isolate GDHJ02 chromosome 14, ASM1229523v2, whole genome shotgun sequence includes:
- the LOC140957092 gene encoding uncharacterized protein isoform X1 — MPPASTARVTAYLTALTLEIEKKLQRALASASQRRNLLQELFADVALEVDDRAKESILGEEDAITASDESYSSPLCFYNVLANHFARMPENGKSILDLIVQLWSQSFASNIFSLLFHKWLFEFQLDNPVVLLRFSSALVQGATNVFWIDIQTNVRRFQSFFQYLLVEVALDSKRLEKIPPQAQRDLFLLLSRVILFYNSDDKLESFFKQFPDFPNAFLVGSAADVFVIELADQLQKLKVEPVLLYYLSRIKVLQGLELRLATSTRLKTCLYSFTSPGGPMYPTRAVRHAAWDALDFLFPVGRYPRHLISLFFRLLYPWYWPSSCWNFVLSCIQAVMYSLLRLIFSSWEKLRPKQS, encoded by the exons ATGCCACCGGCGTCAACTGCTCGCGTCACAGCTTATCTCACGGCTCTCACTCTTGAGATTGAGAAGAAGCTTCAACGG GCGTTAGCTTCGGCATCGCAGAGACGCAACTTGTTGCAGGAGTTGTTTGCTGATGTAGCTTTGGAAGTGGATGATCGTGCGAAAG AGAGTATTTTGGGCGAGGAAGATGCAATCACTGCGTCAGATGAATCATATAGCAGTCCATTATGCTTCTACAACGTGCTTGCTAATCATTTTGCGCGCATGCCGGAGAATGGGAAATCAATCCTTGATCTTATTGTTCAACTATGGAGCCAGTCATTTGCATCTAATATCTTCTCTCTCTTGTTCCACAAGTGG CTCTTTGAATTTCAGCTTGATAATCCAGTAGTCCTACTTCGTTTCTCATCTGCACTTGTCCAAGGTGCCACAAATGTCTTCTG GATTGACATCCAAACAAACGTGAGGAGGTTTCAGAGTTTCTTTCAG TATCTTCTAGTGGAAGTTGCCCTGGATTCTAAGAGATTAGAGAAGATCCCTCCGCag GCACAGCGAGACCTATTTCTTCTCCTTTCAAGGGTCATACTTTTCTATAATTCAG ATGACAAACTTGAAAGCTTTTTCAAGCAATTTCCTGATTTTCCTAATGCTTTCTTGGTCGGAAGTGCAGCAGACGTATTTGTCATTGAACTAGCTGATCAG CTTCAAAAGCTGAAGGTGGAGCCTGTACTTCTGTATTACCTTTCTCGGATAAAAGTTCTCCAAG GATTAGAACTAAGACTGGCTACGAGTACAAGACTTAAAACATGTTTGTATAGCTTCACATCTCCAGGTGGGCCGATGTACCCAACAAGAGCTGTACGTCATGCAGCATGGGATGCATTAGATTTTCTTTTTCCT GTTGGTAGATATCCTCGGCATCTCATAAGTCTCTTCTTCCGACTGCTATATCCGTGGTACTGGCCCTCATCTTGTTGGAACTTTGTACTTTCTTGCATACAAGCTGTTATGTATTCTCTGTTGAGATTGATATTTTCTAGTTGGGAAAAATTGAGACCAAAACAATCGTAG
- the LOC140956638 gene encoding large ribosomal subunit protein uL29-like, with protein sequence MARIKVHELRQKGKTDLLAQLKDLKAELALLRVAKVTGGAPNKLSKIKVVRLSIAQVLTVISQKQKAALREVYKNKKYLPLDLRPKKTRAIRRRLTKHQASLKTEKQKKKEMYFPVRKYAIKV encoded by the exons ATGG CTCGGATCAAGGTGCACGAGCTGAGGCAGAAGGGCAAGACGGATCTTTTAGCGCAGCTGAAAGATCTGAAGGCGGAGCTGGCGTTGCTGCGTGTGGCAAAGGTCACCGGCGGCGCTCCGAACAAGCTTTCCAAGATTAAAGTGGTAAGACTTTCCATTGCCCAGGTGCTGACCGTCATATCTCAGAAGCAGAAGGCCGCTCTAAGGGAAGTGTACAAGAACAAGAAGTATTTACCCCTTGATCTCCGACCCAAGAAAACCCGTGCCATTCGCCGCCGTCTCACCAAACACCAG GCTTCTTTGAAGACAGAAAAGCAGAAAAAGAAGGAGATGTACTTCCCTGTGAGGAAGTACGCTATCAAAGTTTGA
- the LOC140956621 gene encoding uncharacterized protein isoform X2: MIKGGVLMTDGDTVFDYSSVMDPKRARQWLSDAAGPELFLNKRQAVESPICGEELGISMANALPRDGSPGFQPVLSVPNLSMDLFGSEINKSVNLPERNMIAEIDGPNLTERVAYELFENDPSVGLSMENQETGVSCGGSRETNDDQIKDPENGLHIAEVSIGLSLDQAYNWGNENTSISMGQPYDKEVGNTALMVHSYDIIDANIRSMGSTFGKGIDNTMSFTSSSKQQESSSVCFGCYNGESIVDVLSRPVSSYTLMYEPCSVQTSETHNKPKTVVPNGHSPKSRLDSTPRSKLETKPARKEAPNSFPSNVRRLLATGILEGVPVKYVSTPQKELRGIIKGTGYLCGCQSCNYSKAQNAYEFERHAGSKTNHPNNHIYFENGKTIYQIVQELKSVPDSMLFNAVQTVTGSQINQKAFFSWKASFQAATRELQCFYGK; this comes from the exons ATGATCAAAGGTGGCGTACTAATGACTGATGGAGACACTGTTTTCGACTACTCGTCTGTAATGGATCCTAAGCGCGCTCGTCAGTGGTTGTCTGATGCTGCTGGACCAGAATTATTTCTTAACAAAAGGCAAGCTGTTGAATCCCCAATTTGCGGAGAAGAATTAGGAATCTCCATGGCAAATGCACTTCCTCGGGATGGTTCTCCGGGGTTTCAACCGGTGCTATCAGTCCCCAATCTATCCATGGATCTGTTCGGATCTGAGATAAACAAATCTGTCAACTTGCCTGAAAGAAATATGATTGCTGAGATAGATGGCCCAAATTTGACTGAAAGAGTTGCATATGAACTCTTTGAAAATGACCCATCTGTTGGTTTATCAATGGAAAACCAAGAAACTGGTGTAAGCTGTGGTGGAAGTAGAGAAACCAATGATGATCAAATTAAAGATCCTGAAAATGGACTGCATATTGCAGAGGTCAGCATAGGATTGTCCTTGGATCAGGCGTACAACTGGGGAAATGAAAACACTTCGATATCTATGGGACAACCCTATGATAAGGAAGTCGGAAATACAGCATTGATGGTTCATTCCTATGACATCATCGATGCTAATATTAGATCTATGGGTTCAACCTTTGGAAAAGGCATCGACAATACCATGTCATTCACCAGTTCCTCTAAACAACAGGAATCCAGTAGCGTATGTTTTGGTTGCTATAATGGTGAATCTATAGTTGATGTCCTGTCGAGGCCAGTTAGTAGCTATACCTTAATGTATGAACCATGTTCAGTCCAAACATCAGAAACACATAACAAACCAAAGACCGTGGTGCCAAATGGTCATTCACCTAAATCCAGACTTGACTCTACACCTAGAAGTAAGTTAGAAACCAAACCTGCTAGGAAAGAAGCACCAAACAGCTTCCCATCCAATGTCAGGAGATTGTTAGCAACCGGGATCCTTGAGGGGGTGCCCGTGAAATATGTTTCTACCCCACAGAAG GAGCTTCGTGGAATCATAAAAGGAACTGGCTATCTTTGCGGGTGTCAATCATGCAATTATTCGAAG GCGCAAAATGCATATGAATTTGAGCGTCATGCTGGTAGTAAGACAAATCACCCAAACAACcacatatattttgaaaatgggAAGACCATCTATCAGATAGTCCAGGAGCTAAAAAGCGTCCCAGATAGCATGTTATTTAATGCAGTTCAGACAGTGACAGGCtcccagataaatcagaaggCCTTTTTCAGTTGGAAAG CATCTTTTCAAGCTGCCACTCGAGAGCTTCAGTGCTTTTATGGGAAGTAA
- the LOC140957521 gene encoding ACT domain-containing protein ACR9 has product MGVPWDDAVLIEKGKKPGEPYVITVNCPDKTGLGCDICHIILEFGLYVTKGDVSTDGLWCYVVLWVIPHSSSRAVRWVRLKERLLSICPSCTPSFCLNQESPNASSSPVYLLKFCSLDRKGLLHDVTQVFDELELTIQRVKVTTAPDGRVLDLFFITDNLGLLHTKERQDETCEQLNAVLGESCISCDLQLAGPQYDCSLGISSLSPHVAEELFRCTTSDNETHSQALSPDVKELKRASVKLDNTLSPAHTLLQINCVDHKGFLYDIMRTLKDCNIQIAYGRFSHVNKGLRELDLFIRYKDGKKIVDPEKQDALCSRLKLELLHPLRVLIIDRGPDTELLISNPVELSGRGRPRVFYDVTFSLKSLGICVFSAKIGRHTNENREWEVYSFLLDENCRLQLSSKAVRNQIVDKVRRSLMGW; this is encoded by the exons ATGGGTGTTCCGTGGGACGATGCCGTCTTGATCGAGAAAGGGAAGAAGCCCGGGGAGCCATACGTGATAACGGTGAATTGTCCCGATAAGACCGGGCTTGGTTGCGATATCTGCCATATTATTCTCGAATTCGGTCTCTATGTTACCAAAGGAG ATGTTTCAACTGATGGATTATGGTGCTATGTTGTATTATGGGTGATTCCTCATTCCAGCTCACGTGCTGTAAGATGGGTTCGTTTAAAAGAACGCCTTCTGTCAATATGCCCGTCCTGCACACCATCATTTTGCTTGAACCAGGAGTCCCCAAATGCCTCGTCTTCCCCTGTTTACTTGTTGAAGTTTTGTAGCCTTGATCGGAAAGGATTATTACATG ATGTCACTCAAGTTTTTGATGAGCTCGAGCTTACGATTCAGAGAGTAAAAGTGACCACGGCACCTGATGGTCGTGTTTTGGACCTCTTCTTTATAACAGACAACTT GGGGCTTTTACACACAAAGGAGAGGCAAGATGAAACGTGTGAGCAGTTAAACGCTGTTTTAGGTGAATCATGTATTAGTTGTGATCTTCAGTTGGCCGGCCCTCAATATGATTGCTCTCTGGGGATATCCTCTCTGTCTCCACATGTTGCTGAAGAACTATTCAGATGCACGACATCCGATAATGAAACACACTCGCAGGCGCTTAGCCCAGATGTCAAGGAGTTGAAAAGGGCTAGTGTGAAACTTGACAATACCTTGAGCCCAGCTCATACGTTACTTCAGATCAATTGTGTGGATCACAAAGGTTTCCTGTATGACATCATGCGAACATTGAAAGATTGCAACATCCAG ATTGCATATGGTCGCTTTTCCCATGTTAACAAGGGGCTCCGAGAATTAGATCTATTTATCCGGTATAAAGACGGGAAGAAGATAGTGGATCCTGAAAAGCAAGACGCACTCTGCTCTCGCTTGAAGTTGGAATTGCTTCACCCACTACGTGTTCTTATCATTGATCGTGGCCCAGACACTGAACTTTTGATCTCCAATCCAGTGGAGCTATCTGGAAGAGGAAGACCACGAGTTTTCTATGATGTTACTTTTTCCCTGAAGAGCCTCGGCATCTGCGTGTTCTCG GCAAAGATAGGGAGACATACAAACGAAAACCGTGAATGGGAGGTTTACAGCTTCCTTCTGGACGAAAACTGCAGGCTTCAATTATCTAGTAAGGCCGTCAGAAATCAGATTGTCGACAAGGTCAGAAGATCGTTGATGGGTTGGTAA
- the LOC140957092 gene encoding uncharacterized protein isoform X2: MPENGKSILDLIVQLWSQSFASNIFSLLFHKWLFEFQLDNPVVLLRFSSALVQGATNVFWIDIQTNVRRFQSFFQYLLVEVALDSKRLEKIPPQAQRDLFLLLSRVILFYNSDDKLESFFKQFPDFPNAFLVGSAADVFVIELADQLQKLKVEPVLLYYLSRIKVLQGLELRLATSTRLKTCLYSFTSPGGPMYPTRAVRHAAWDALDFLFPVGRYPRHLISLFFRLLYPWYWPSSCWNFVLSCIQAVMYSLLRLIFSSWEKLRPKQS, translated from the exons ATGCCGGAGAATGGGAAATCAATCCTTGATCTTATTGTTCAACTATGGAGCCAGTCATTTGCATCTAATATCTTCTCTCTCTTGTTCCACAAGTGG CTCTTTGAATTTCAGCTTGATAATCCAGTAGTCCTACTTCGTTTCTCATCTGCACTTGTCCAAGGTGCCACAAATGTCTTCTG GATTGACATCCAAACAAACGTGAGGAGGTTTCAGAGTTTCTTTCAG TATCTTCTAGTGGAAGTTGCCCTGGATTCTAAGAGATTAGAGAAGATCCCTCCGCag GCACAGCGAGACCTATTTCTTCTCCTTTCAAGGGTCATACTTTTCTATAATTCAG ATGACAAACTTGAAAGCTTTTTCAAGCAATTTCCTGATTTTCCTAATGCTTTCTTGGTCGGAAGTGCAGCAGACGTATTTGTCATTGAACTAGCTGATCAG CTTCAAAAGCTGAAGGTGGAGCCTGTACTTCTGTATTACCTTTCTCGGATAAAAGTTCTCCAAG GATTAGAACTAAGACTGGCTACGAGTACAAGACTTAAAACATGTTTGTATAGCTTCACATCTCCAGGTGGGCCGATGTACCCAACAAGAGCTGTACGTCATGCAGCATGGGATGCATTAGATTTTCTTTTTCCT GTTGGTAGATATCCTCGGCATCTCATAAGTCTCTTCTTCCGACTGCTATATCCGTGGTACTGGCCCTCATCTTGTTGGAACTTTGTACTTTCTTGCATACAAGCTGTTATGTATTCTCTGTTGAGATTGATATTTTCTAGTTGGGAAAAATTGAGACCAAAACAATCGTAG
- the LOC140956621 gene encoding uncharacterized protein isoform X1, which produces MIKGGVLMTDGDTVFDYSSVMDPKRARQWLSDAAGPELFLNKRQAVESPICGEELGISMANALPRDGSPGFQPVLSVPNLSMDLFGSEINKSVNLPERNMIAEIDGPNLTERVAYELFENDPSVGLSMENQETGVSCGGSRETNDDQIKDPENGLHIAEVSIGLSLDQAYNWGNENTSISMGQPYDKEVGNTALMVHSYDIIDANIRSMGSTFGKGIDNTMSFTSSSKQQESSSVCFGCYNGESIVDVLSRPVSSYTLMYEPCSVQTSETHNKPKTVVPNGHSPKSRLDSTPRSKLETKPARKEAPNSFPSNVRRLLATGILEGVPVKYVSTPQKELRGIIKGTGYLCGCQSCNYSKILVFMEAQNAYEFERHAGSKTNHPNNHIYFENGKTIYQIVQELKSVPDSMLFNAVQTVTGSQINQKAFFSWKASFQAATRELQCFYGK; this is translated from the exons ATGATCAAAGGTGGCGTACTAATGACTGATGGAGACACTGTTTTCGACTACTCGTCTGTAATGGATCCTAAGCGCGCTCGTCAGTGGTTGTCTGATGCTGCTGGACCAGAATTATTTCTTAACAAAAGGCAAGCTGTTGAATCCCCAATTTGCGGAGAAGAATTAGGAATCTCCATGGCAAATGCACTTCCTCGGGATGGTTCTCCGGGGTTTCAACCGGTGCTATCAGTCCCCAATCTATCCATGGATCTGTTCGGATCTGAGATAAACAAATCTGTCAACTTGCCTGAAAGAAATATGATTGCTGAGATAGATGGCCCAAATTTGACTGAAAGAGTTGCATATGAACTCTTTGAAAATGACCCATCTGTTGGTTTATCAATGGAAAACCAAGAAACTGGTGTAAGCTGTGGTGGAAGTAGAGAAACCAATGATGATCAAATTAAAGATCCTGAAAATGGACTGCATATTGCAGAGGTCAGCATAGGATTGTCCTTGGATCAGGCGTACAACTGGGGAAATGAAAACACTTCGATATCTATGGGACAACCCTATGATAAGGAAGTCGGAAATACAGCATTGATGGTTCATTCCTATGACATCATCGATGCTAATATTAGATCTATGGGTTCAACCTTTGGAAAAGGCATCGACAATACCATGTCATTCACCAGTTCCTCTAAACAACAGGAATCCAGTAGCGTATGTTTTGGTTGCTATAATGGTGAATCTATAGTTGATGTCCTGTCGAGGCCAGTTAGTAGCTATACCTTAATGTATGAACCATGTTCAGTCCAAACATCAGAAACACATAACAAACCAAAGACCGTGGTGCCAAATGGTCATTCACCTAAATCCAGACTTGACTCTACACCTAGAAGTAAGTTAGAAACCAAACCTGCTAGGAAAGAAGCACCAAACAGCTTCCCATCCAATGTCAGGAGATTGTTAGCAACCGGGATCCTTGAGGGGGTGCCCGTGAAATATGTTTCTACCCCACAGAAG GAGCTTCGTGGAATCATAAAAGGAACTGGCTATCTTTGCGGGTGTCAATCATGCAATTATTCGAAG ATTTTGGTTTTTATGGAGGCGCAAAATGCATATGAATTTGAGCGTCATGCTGGTAGTAAGACAAATCACCCAAACAACcacatatattttgaaaatgggAAGACCATCTATCAGATAGTCCAGGAGCTAAAAAGCGTCCCAGATAGCATGTTATTTAATGCAGTTCAGACAGTGACAGGCtcccagataaatcagaaggCCTTTTTCAGTTGGAAAG CATCTTTTCAAGCTGCCACTCGAGAGCTTCAGTGCTTTTATGGGAAGTAA
- the LOC140956493 gene encoding protein SOSEKI 5-like has protein sequence MAVSSSSRPGRLMTELQSTKLCKEQRGEISPERTVVWTEPASSGKLKADKRVPVIYYLSRNGQLEHPHFMEVTLSSPQALYLRDVINRLNVLRGKGMTSMYSWSCKRNYKNRFVWHDLSENDFIYPAHGNEYVLKGSELLETTFMDTLSSFQRQQAQPLALPPPVGDNQIVGSHDLIDYPKASADRRRRNQSCSSIDFNLNEYSVYKAETSSSTASADASTQTEDKRRRRRPHGEIVELKDKEPHGEDEIEISPPTSDSSPETLETLMKADKRLILLPETASEDPTASNHRAKDKASSVLLQLISCGSISFKDCGTGQGLGLISQYKMRLPRVGGIVGRGRAKLEEKEYFSGSIVETKKEEIPSLKRSTSYGAERSSHLEIPGKEMRADCLSRKPKTQQSQSLTQKEASNGLTCSGTIIDSCA, from the exons ATGGCGGTTTCCAGCTCCAGCAGGCCTGGGAGATTAATGACGGAGCTTCAATCCACAAAGTTATGTAAGGAACAAAGAGGGGAAATCAGTCCCGAGAGAACTGTGGTCTGGACCGAACCTGCTTCCAGTGGGAAGCTTAAAGCTGATAAAAGAGTTCCGGTAATTTACTATCTGTCGAGGAATGGGCAGCTGGAGCATCCCCATTTCATGGAGGTCACTCTTTCATCTCCTCAAGCGCTCTATCTCAGAG ACGTGATCAATCGATTGAATGTTCTTCGTGGAAAAGGAATGACGTCCATGTATTCTTGGTCTTGTAAACG GAACTACAAAAACAGATTCGTTTGGCATGATTTATCGGAGAATGATTTCATATACCCGGCGCACGGAAATGAATACGTTCTCAAAGGATCGGAGTTACTGGAGACCACGTTCATGGATACGCTTTCTTCTTTTCAAAGGCAGCAGGCCCAGCCTCTGGCTCTGCCTCCTCCGGTAGGAGACAACCAAATCGTCGGCAGTCATGATCTGATAGATTACCCCAAAGCCTCAGCGGACAGACGGCGGCGTAACCAGTCCTGCAGCTCCATCGACTTCAACCTCAACGAGTACAGCGTATACAAGGCAGAGACCTCCAGCAGCACCGCCTCCGCGGACGCTTCCACTCAGACCGAAGACAAACGCCGACGCCGCCGTCCGCACGGGGAAATAGTCGAGTTAAAGGACAAAGAACCACACGGAGAAGACGAGATCGAAATCTCACCCCCGACCTCCGATTCCAGCCCCGAGACACTAGAAACCTTAATGAAAGCCGACAAACGGCTGATACTGCTGCCCGAGACAGCGAGTGAAGATCCAACGGCCAGTAACCATCGGGCAAAAGACAAGGCCTCGTCAGTTCTGTTGCAGTTGATATCCTGCGGTTCGATCTCGTTCAAGGACTGCGGGACTGGTCAGGGTCTGGGATTGATATCCCAATACAAGATGAGATTGCCACGTGTGGGAGGAATTGTAGGAAGGGGACGAGCAAAACTGGAGGAGAAGGAGTACTTCAGTGGAAGTATCGTGGAGACCAAGAAAGAGGAAATTCCGAGTCTGAAAAGGTCCACTTCCTACGGTGCGGAACG GAGCTCACATTTGGAAATCCCGGGAAAGGAAATGAGAGCAGATTGCTTATCAAGAAAACCCAAGACACAGCAATCCCAATCCTTGACCCAAAAGGAAGCAAGTAATGGACTCACTTGCAGTGGTACCATTATTGATTCTTGTGCTTGA
- the LOC140956621 gene encoding uncharacterized protein isoform X3, whose translation MTDGDTVFDYSSVMDPKRARQWLSDAAGPELFLNKRQAVESPICGEELGISMANALPRDGSPGFQPVLSVPNLSMDLFGSEINKSVNLPERNMIAEIDGPNLTERVAYELFENDPSVGLSMENQETGVSCGGSRETNDDQIKDPENGLHIAEVSIGLSLDQAYNWGNENTSISMGQPYDKEVGNTALMVHSYDIIDANIRSMGSTFGKGIDNTMSFTSSSKQQESSSVCFGCYNGESIVDVLSRPVSSYTLMYEPCSVQTSETHNKPKTVVPNGHSPKSRLDSTPRSKLETKPARKEAPNSFPSNVRRLLATGILEGVPVKYVSTPQKELRGIIKGTGYLCGCQSCNYSKILVFMEAQNAYEFERHAGSKTNHPNNHIYFENGKTIYQIVQELKSVPDSMLFNAVQTVTGSQINQKAFFSWKASFQAATRELQCFYGK comes from the exons ATGACTGATGGAGACACTGTTTTCGACTACTCGTCTGTAATGGATCCTAAGCGCGCTCGTCAGTGGTTGTCTGATGCTGCTGGACCAGAATTATTTCTTAACAAAAGGCAAGCTGTTGAATCCCCAATTTGCGGAGAAGAATTAGGAATCTCCATGGCAAATGCACTTCCTCGGGATGGTTCTCCGGGGTTTCAACCGGTGCTATCAGTCCCCAATCTATCCATGGATCTGTTCGGATCTGAGATAAACAAATCTGTCAACTTGCCTGAAAGAAATATGATTGCTGAGATAGATGGCCCAAATTTGACTGAAAGAGTTGCATATGAACTCTTTGAAAATGACCCATCTGTTGGTTTATCAATGGAAAACCAAGAAACTGGTGTAAGCTGTGGTGGAAGTAGAGAAACCAATGATGATCAAATTAAAGATCCTGAAAATGGACTGCATATTGCAGAGGTCAGCATAGGATTGTCCTTGGATCAGGCGTACAACTGGGGAAATGAAAACACTTCGATATCTATGGGACAACCCTATGATAAGGAAGTCGGAAATACAGCATTGATGGTTCATTCCTATGACATCATCGATGCTAATATTAGATCTATGGGTTCAACCTTTGGAAAAGGCATCGACAATACCATGTCATTCACCAGTTCCTCTAAACAACAGGAATCCAGTAGCGTATGTTTTGGTTGCTATAATGGTGAATCTATAGTTGATGTCCTGTCGAGGCCAGTTAGTAGCTATACCTTAATGTATGAACCATGTTCAGTCCAAACATCAGAAACACATAACAAACCAAAGACCGTGGTGCCAAATGGTCATTCACCTAAATCCAGACTTGACTCTACACCTAGAAGTAAGTTAGAAACCAAACCTGCTAGGAAAGAAGCACCAAACAGCTTCCCATCCAATGTCAGGAGATTGTTAGCAACCGGGATCCTTGAGGGGGTGCCCGTGAAATATGTTTCTACCCCACAGAAG GAGCTTCGTGGAATCATAAAAGGAACTGGCTATCTTTGCGGGTGTCAATCATGCAATTATTCGAAG ATTTTGGTTTTTATGGAGGCGCAAAATGCATATGAATTTGAGCGTCATGCTGGTAGTAAGACAAATCACCCAAACAACcacatatattttgaaaatgggAAGACCATCTATCAGATAGTCCAGGAGCTAAAAAGCGTCCCAGATAGCATGTTATTTAATGCAGTTCAGACAGTGACAGGCtcccagataaatcagaaggCCTTTTTCAGTTGGAAAG CATCTTTTCAAGCTGCCACTCGAGAGCTTCAGTGCTTTTATGGGAAGTAA